A window of the Bdellovibrio sp. ZAP7 genome harbors these coding sequences:
- a CDS encoding tail fiber domain-containing protein has protein sequence MRSCTSLILILISFVGSIASASPDSFNYQGRILRSDGNPLEYNNVSFAFEITNATGNCVFYREQKDHVNMQGTKGVFDVPIGVGTRLFPTGPTADIRDAFKNSVALDCAGGGTYTAAENETRLLKVQFHDGNGWNAITPSSEIRSVPFATFSYSSARLGNNLPTDFVLKTNVATCTLGQYLTYDGSTFSCQNDSGGSGTVSDVNVTSPLTKSGTSSIPVIGISIGTAAGTVAAGNDSRFGNATKIQGVNVSSTAPTSGQVLRYDGSSAWLAATLAISDISGLSTQLSNKVDSTMFPTTCTAGQSLSFITPANKFDCYTISITESQISGTISAAKISGNISGNAAGFTGSLSGDVSGTQSTTSVDKIKGVSVDTTAPTTGQVLKYNGTKWAPAADSSNSGTITGVTASTGLTGGGTSGTVTLAVNVGTGASQIVQLDSSAKLPAVDGSALTNISPANLSAVVPITKGGTGQSTNTAGFNALSPVTTKGDLITRDGTNNVRLAVGTDGQVLTADSAQTSGLKWVTPTNGTVTSVTASAPLSVATGTSTPVISISNGSATGQTLRWSGAAWLATKLTYTDLLNSSSVSPWPSTTCSAGQAVIWSSASDSFVCTTIAITGSNFASQSANLVFAGPTNSTATPTFRSLVLADLPSGTLSGSGTTGYIPFYSASATLANSPIYTSSGNVGIGTASPAQKLTVDNGSDNGTTANLRLRSQTTRYRGDLYIQGSSGLYLNSYDDTGAAPLAMNFDASKYVLNVGTFTNGVPLFQITGPDVSGNTTALYLKSGNNGATTDVNDLSAVSVDFAMFDGNTTNPSNPQGRIAVKVGKDHGTAHGESSGQMVFYTAIGDTVGDTFNTNTLTERMRINEYGDVGIGTSSPGMDSLYSGRNYLTLKGTATTAANGSGNLQLTSNASDALGVNLGNIEWLDSANNTSIRRAGFISMSTSTTTANNRGSDMSLATRPDAGTNAIERVRITAGGLVGIGTTPSYLFDLYGATNPTMRIQSASNDVIGPTIKLTEDAIENGAIVRYQSTNNTLDLTMLSGGTEVPGISIARTTGYVGMGTTSPSYRLHVVGTAGLSTGTAWTNASDARLKDIHGDYEYGLNEVLKLHTVRYSYKKDNPLQLPSDFQKTGFIAQEVQKVIPDAVTTRKDGYLELNVDPIHWAVVNAIKDLYKEFTAKFASQEERLTKVEAELAVIREQNELLKKQNESLQLLLKAQSPQRAPASAH, from the coding sequence TCATTTTGATTTCCTTTGTAGGCAGCATTGCGTCTGCCTCTCCAGATTCATTTAACTATCAGGGACGAATTCTTCGTTCTGATGGCAACCCCCTTGAATACAATAACGTAAGCTTTGCCTTTGAAATTACAAATGCCACTGGAAATTGCGTATTCTATCGCGAGCAAAAAGATCACGTGAATATGCAAGGAACGAAAGGTGTCTTTGACGTTCCAATCGGTGTCGGCACCCGCCTTTTTCCTACCGGTCCCACCGCTGATATTCGTGATGCGTTTAAAAACTCCGTGGCTTTAGATTGCGCCGGAGGCGGCACCTATACTGCCGCTGAAAATGAAACACGGCTTCTGAAAGTTCAATTCCACGACGGCAATGGCTGGAATGCCATCACACCAAGTTCAGAAATTCGCTCAGTGCCCTTTGCCACATTTTCTTATTCCTCCGCTCGATTGGGAAATAACTTACCAACAGATTTCGTTTTGAAAACGAATGTAGCCACTTGTACACTCGGTCAATATTTGACCTATGACGGTTCAACATTCTCTTGTCAAAATGACTCCGGAGGCAGCGGCACAGTCAGTGACGTTAACGTGACATCGCCTCTGACGAAATCTGGGACAAGCTCTATTCCGGTCATCGGAATCAGCATAGGCACAGCCGCGGGAACTGTGGCTGCCGGTAACGACTCACGCTTTGGCAACGCAACGAAAATTCAAGGTGTCAATGTCAGCTCAACAGCGCCGACATCAGGGCAAGTACTACGATACGATGGCAGTAGTGCCTGGTTGGCAGCGACTTTAGCAATCTCTGATATTTCAGGATTAAGTACTCAGCTCTCAAATAAAGTTGATTCAACGATGTTCCCAACAACTTGTACTGCCGGTCAGTCGTTGTCGTTTATAACCCCGGCAAATAAATTTGATTGTTATACGATTTCAATCACAGAGTCGCAAATTTCTGGAACAATATCTGCGGCAAAAATCAGTGGCAATATTTCTGGAAATGCGGCGGGATTTACGGGGTCCTTAAGCGGAGATGTGAGTGGCACCCAAAGCACCACCTCCGTAGATAAAATTAAAGGTGTCAGCGTCGACACGACGGCACCAACCACGGGGCAGGTCTTAAAATACAATGGCACAAAGTGGGCCCCGGCTGCAGACTCCTCGAATTCAGGCACCATCACCGGAGTGACAGCAAGCACAGGCTTAACTGGTGGAGGAACATCGGGAACAGTCACCTTGGCAGTCAACGTTGGAACTGGTGCAAGCCAAATCGTTCAATTGGATTCTTCAGCAAAACTTCCTGCCGTCGATGGTTCGGCCTTAACTAATATATCACCTGCAAATTTGTCTGCTGTGGTGCCGATTACTAAAGGTGGTACAGGACAAAGTACGAACACGGCAGGCTTCAATGCCCTCAGCCCGGTAACAACCAAAGGTGATTTAATCACTCGCGATGGCACTAATAATGTGCGCTTGGCTGTGGGAACCGATGGACAAGTCTTAACCGCGGATAGCGCTCAGACCAGTGGCTTGAAATGGGTGACTCCAACCAATGGAACTGTCACAAGCGTGACGGCTTCGGCTCCTTTAAGTGTCGCAACGGGAACTTCCACTCCAGTTATCTCTATTTCCAATGGTTCGGCAACAGGCCAAACTTTAAGATGGAGTGGTGCTGCTTGGTTGGCGACTAAACTAACATATACGGATCTTTTGAACTCATCTTCCGTCAGTCCTTGGCCATCAACAACTTGCTCGGCAGGCCAAGCCGTCATTTGGAGTTCAGCTTCGGACTCATTCGTATGTACGACAATCGCGATCACAGGTTCTAACTTTGCGTCGCAATCTGCGAACTTAGTATTTGCAGGACCAACAAATTCGACGGCGACTCCGACATTTAGATCTTTGGTTTTAGCTGATTTGCCTTCGGGAACGCTCTCTGGCTCAGGCACTACAGGGTATATCCCTTTTTACAGTGCCAGTGCGACCCTAGCGAATTCACCGATATACACAAGCAGCGGTAACGTCGGTATCGGCACGGCTTCGCCTGCCCAAAAACTCACGGTCGACAACGGCTCTGACAATGGAACGACTGCTAATTTAAGATTGCGCAGTCAAACAACCCGTTATCGCGGCGACCTTTATATACAAGGGTCAAGTGGCCTTTACCTCAATTCTTATGACGATACGGGTGCCGCACCTTTAGCCATGAATTTTGATGCTTCTAAATATGTCTTGAACGTTGGTACATTTACCAATGGCGTTCCTTTATTCCAAATCACGGGGCCTGATGTCTCTGGAAATACAACGGCACTTTATTTAAAATCCGGAAACAATGGCGCAACTACAGACGTTAATGATCTTTCTGCCGTGAGCGTTGACTTCGCGATGTTTGATGGCAACACGACCAACCCCTCAAATCCACAGGGACGTATCGCTGTTAAAGTCGGAAAAGATCACGGCACTGCCCACGGGGAATCCAGCGGCCAAATGGTTTTCTACACGGCGATTGGCGATACTGTGGGCGATACTTTCAACACCAACACCCTCACCGAACGCATGCGTATCAATGAATATGGGGATGTCGGCATTGGTACGAGTTCTCCAGGTATGGATTCCCTCTACTCGGGCAGAAATTATCTGACTCTGAAAGGTACGGCAACGACTGCTGCCAATGGCTCCGGAAATCTGCAATTAACTTCAAATGCGTCCGATGCCTTAGGTGTAAACCTGGGAAATATCGAATGGCTTGATAGTGCTAATAACACGAGCATCCGCCGCGCGGGGTTCATTTCTATGTCGACTTCAACTACAACCGCTAACAATCGCGGATCGGATATGTCATTAGCCACTCGTCCTGATGCCGGCACGAATGCTATTGAGCGCGTCAGAATTACTGCGGGCGGCCTGGTTGGTATCGGAACAACTCCAAGTTATCTCTTTGATCTATATGGAGCGACGAACCCGACCATGAGAATACAAAGCGCTAGTAACGATGTCATCGGCCCCACTATTAAACTAACGGAAGATGCGATCGAAAACGGTGCCATCGTTCGCTATCAAAGTACGAATAACACCTTGGACTTAACAATGCTCAGTGGGGGGACTGAAGTACCAGGAATCTCCATTGCCCGCACAACAGGTTATGTCGGCATGGGGACAACGAGCCCCTCTTACAGATTGCATGTCGTCGGCACGGCGGGTTTGTCGACCGGAACAGCTTGGACCAATGCTTCCGATGCCCGCCTTAAAGACATTCACGGAGATTATGAATACGGCTTAAACGAAGTATTGAAGCTTCACACTGTCCGCTATTCCTACAAAAAAGATAATCCTCTGCAACTGCCCTCTGATTTCCAAAAGACGGGCTTCATTGCGCAAGAAGTTCAAAAAGTAATTCCCGATGCCGTCACAACACGTAAAGATGGATATCTAGAATTGAATGTGGATCCGATTCACTGGGCCGTCGTCAATGCCATTAAAGATCTTTACAAGGAGTTCACCGCAAAATTCGCTTCTCAAGAGGAGCGTTTAACGAAGGTCGAAGCAGAGCTTGCTGTGATTCGTGAACAAAATGAACTTCTCAAAAAACAAAATGAGTCCTTGCAATTGCTTTTAAAAGCACAAAGCCCTCAAAGAGCTCCAGCAAGTGCACATTGA